A window of the Streptomyces albireticuli genome harbors these coding sequences:
- a CDS encoding ATP-binding cassette domain-containing protein: MSGLALPTAARTAGDIMIEAADVSKTFGSLRALDSVSVSARRGTVLALLGHNGAGKTTLVNVLTAALPPTSGRAAVAGFDVVREPREVRKRVGLTGQFASVDPQLTGRENLVLLARLLGASPRSARTRADELLELFGLQKFAARRPGTYSGGLRRRLDLAASLVGHPDVIFLDEPTTGLDPSSRLNLWEIVEGLVAEGTTVLLTTQYLDEADRLADSITVLSAGAVIASGTSGELKATVGRPTVTVTPDAGADPAVACDALRRAGLEPVTDHENGTIVIVIEASKDVAVVIRALDQVGIEAAELSFREPTLDDVYLTLADRTARSSS; the protein is encoded by the coding sequence ATGAGCGGGCTCGCCCTGCCCACCGCCGCCCGGACCGCCGGGGACATCATGATCGAGGCGGCCGACGTCAGCAAGACGTTCGGTTCGCTACGCGCACTGGACTCGGTGAGCGTCTCCGCGCGCCGGGGAACCGTGCTCGCCCTCCTCGGACACAACGGCGCGGGCAAGACCACCCTCGTCAACGTCCTCACCGCGGCTCTGCCCCCCACCTCGGGGCGGGCCGCGGTCGCCGGTTTCGACGTCGTGCGCGAGCCGCGCGAGGTACGCAAACGGGTGGGCCTGACCGGGCAGTTCGCCTCGGTCGACCCCCAGCTCACGGGACGGGAGAACCTCGTCCTGCTGGCCCGGCTGCTCGGCGCGTCCCCCCGCTCGGCCCGGACCAGGGCCGATGAGCTGCTGGAGCTGTTCGGCCTCCAGAAATTCGCCGCGCGCCGGCCGGGCACCTACTCGGGCGGGCTGCGCAGGCGCCTCGACCTGGCCGCTTCCCTGGTCGGCCACCCCGACGTCATCTTCCTCGACGAGCCGACCACCGGTCTGGACCCGTCGAGCCGGCTGAACCTCTGGGAGATCGTGGAGGGGCTCGTCGCCGAGGGGACCACGGTCCTGCTCACGACGCAGTACCTCGACGAGGCGGACCGCCTCGCGGACTCCATCACCGTCCTCTCCGCCGGCGCGGTCATCGCGAGCGGCACCTCCGGCGAACTCAAGGCCACGGTGGGACGGCCCACGGTGACGGTGACCCCGGATGCCGGGGCCGACCCGGCGGTGGCCTGCGACGCCCTGCGACGAGCGGGCCTGGAGCCGGTGACGGACCACGAGAACGGCACCATCGTCATCGTCATCGAGGCCTCGAAGGACGTCGCGGTCGTGATCAGGGCGCTGGACCAGGTGGGGATCGAGGCCGCGGAGCTGTCGTTCCGGGAGCCGACCCTCGACGACGTCTATCTCACCCTGGCGGACCGGACCGCCCGGTCCTCCTCATGA
- a CDS encoding DegT/DnrJ/EryC1/StrS family aminotransferase, whose amino-acid sequence MSYKYPVSRPALDGRELEYLTATVEDGWISSQGPMVQRFERAFADYNGIAHGVACSSGTAALTLALRALGVGPGDEVIVPEFTMVASAWAVTYTGATPVFVDCGDDLNIDVTRIEEKITPRTKVIMPVHIYGRRCDMDAIMDLAYQYNLRVVEDSAEAHGVRPVGDIACYSLFANKIITSGEGGICLTDDPRLAGQLAHLRAMAFTKEHNFLHKKLAYNYRMTAMQASVALAQTERLDEILETRRAIEKRYDEGLADVPGITLMPPRDVLWMYDLRAERREELRAFLAEASIETRLFFKPMSRQPLYLDPEWPSLKANVFAEDGLYLPTHTGLTAADQDFVIGRVRAFYGVG is encoded by the coding sequence ATGTCGTACAAGTACCCCGTGTCCAGGCCCGCCCTGGACGGCAGAGAGCTCGAATACCTCACCGCGACCGTCGAGGACGGCTGGATATCGTCCCAGGGGCCGATGGTCCAGCGCTTCGAGCGCGCCTTCGCGGACTACAACGGGATCGCGCACGGCGTGGCCTGTTCCTCCGGGACCGCCGCCCTCACGCTGGCCCTGCGGGCCCTGGGCGTCGGCCCGGGCGACGAGGTGATCGTCCCCGAGTTCACCATGGTCGCCTCCGCGTGGGCGGTCACCTACACCGGGGCGACCCCCGTCTTCGTCGACTGCGGTGACGACCTCAACATCGACGTCACCCGCATCGAGGAGAAGATCACGCCGCGGACGAAGGTGATCATGCCCGTCCACATCTACGGGCGGCGCTGCGACATGGACGCGATCATGGACCTCGCGTACCAGTACAACCTGCGGGTCGTGGAGGACTCGGCCGAGGCCCACGGTGTCCGCCCGGTGGGCGACATCGCCTGCTACTCGCTCTTCGCCAACAAGATCATCACGTCCGGCGAGGGCGGCATCTGCCTGACCGACGACCCCCGGCTCGCCGGGCAGCTCGCGCACCTGCGCGCGATGGCCTTCACCAAGGAACACAACTTCCTGCACAAGAAGCTGGCCTACAACTACCGGATGACGGCCATGCAGGCCTCCGTCGCCCTGGCCCAGACCGAGCGGCTGGACGAGATCCTCGAAACGCGCCGCGCGATCGAGAAGCGCTACGACGAGGGTCTCGCGGACGTCCCCGGCATCACCCTGATGCCGCCCAGGGACGTGCTGTGGATGTACGACCTGCGGGCCGAACGCCGCGAGGAGCTGCGGGCGTTCCTGGCCGAGGCGTCCATCGAGACCCGGCTGTTCTTCAAACCGATGAGCCGGCAGCCCCTGTACCTCGACCCCGAATGGCCCTCGCTCAAGGCGAACGTCTTCGCCGAGGACGGCCTGTACCTCCCCACGCACACCGGGCTGACCGCCGCCGACCAGGACTTCGTGATCGGCAGGGTCCGCGCGTTCTACGGCGTGGGCTGA
- a CDS encoding type I polyketide synthase, which yields MVSVHTDDYAIDPPADTAGVLGGFTLPEVFEAAAATAPDAVAVVDGDRSWTWRQWRVEVDALARGLQESGVTPGDVVAVRLPNCWEFETLHLAAAAVGAVLLPVHQGTSEADTRGLLTRAEPVLLVLSAAGGTAPEAARALLRDVPSLRSVLVTGAFEPEAGEPGIAPFDGLPAAWAGHTPRPVDVTPEMPLLLVPSSGTGSARPGLCVHSHDGLLSNTAAVTAEASDVFRRPVLTACPLTHLFGLQSMHTALFAACGQVLLTGWDPDRFLELARRHDPGVVFAVPAQLHDLVTRLAGPDGPTGFRPHQVRTAGAPVPSALAGDVEAVLGCGLAVVWGMSEAGTGTCTRPGDPAGSVGRPVNGSRVRVVDEHGAECPAGDTGELQFRGPGLFRGYFREPERTRSAVTEDGWLRTGDLAAVGPDGLVVLHGRATELINVGGRKFSAAEVQGLLAGLKGLGPLAVVGTPDPRLGECPTLVVTDHADPAIGLTEVTAFLRGLGVADHKIPLELAGVRALPLTPAGKLDRRALERLLAGNEAAPAPVRPGAAPPRSTEEALELVRTCVGRVLGRGDSPGPFSPDAGFRRLGLDSLLTVRLRNLLREETGLPLPATLAFDFPTPLAVARVLTGQEETAEEAPPAAGADSAEPVAIIGMACRLPGGVDSPRALWDLLADGTDTMSGFPTDRGWDLDRLFDDDPDRPGTTYAREGGFLHDAGHFDAGFFGLSDQEATATDPQQRLLLEAAWETFERAGIDPTSLKGTRTGVFTGAAHRDYAAGLAVAQGELEGMLGTGTAGSAVSGRLAYTYGLEGPALTVDTASSSSLVALHLACRSLRSGESTLALAGGVTVMASPAPFTHSARLRALSPGSRARAYADGADGSAWSEGAGLLLLERLSDARRNGHRVLALVRGSAVNQDGASNGLTAPSGPAQQRVIRQALADARLTPQDIDAVEGHGTGTPLGDPVEAQALLATYGRERPEGRPLWLGSVKSNIGHTQAAAGVVGVIKTVLAMRHGVLPRTLHVDAPTSRVDWSAGSVRLLDEARPWPRTDGRARRAGVSSFGLTGTNAHAILEEAPAEDDTETTAGTPEPATAAPAPWILSARSQAALRAQAQRLAERGQARLGLTAQDVAYSLATTRALHRHRAVISGPGHEELLSAAAGFGEGKRVSGVTVEHSAPGGLGIVFPGQGCQRLGMGREAAEAFPVFAAALREVCDVMDTLLERPLTSVMWADPDSEEADLLDECGYAQPALFAVQVALYRLFESWGVVPDLVAGHSAGETVATYVSGGLDLKDACVVTEARGRLMDELPPGGAMVAVRISESEVAPLLAELPGPVAIASVNAPNSVVLAGAEGPLAALTDRLNAAGHKTRRVAVNGAGHSPLVEPMLEELGAVARGLSYSTPTIPLVSTVTGRRMSPEDAHDPDHWVRHLRDAVRFTDAVDRIRDERITRFLELAPHPVLTPLIDECLEGADPGHGAALVPTLRAGEGERQALLTAVARLHAHGVPVDWHAVLPDARPVPLPTYPFQRRRFWLASDPTGRAVAGPVGDAADEVATADGAPELAARLAGLEEPAQDALILSLVLDEISAVLGDEAGIDESGQTFKLMGVTSVSAVELRNRIHTATGVRLPATLVYDHPTPEAVVRLIRERLRPSATALPPRDVASVVAELESLLASGAEVSGETVARLKAMAAGRDAETPSTGALDLASASDDDLFRLMDGVG from the coding sequence ATGGTGTCCGTCCACACAGATGACTACGCGATAGACCCGCCCGCCGACACAGCCGGTGTACTGGGAGGCTTCACGCTCCCCGAGGTGTTCGAAGCCGCCGCGGCGACCGCCCCCGACGCGGTGGCCGTCGTCGACGGGGACCGCTCCTGGACCTGGCGGCAGTGGCGGGTGGAGGTCGACGCGCTGGCGCGCGGTCTCCAGGAGTCGGGCGTCACACCGGGCGACGTGGTGGCGGTACGGCTGCCGAACTGCTGGGAGTTCGAGACCCTGCACCTGGCCGCCGCGGCCGTCGGAGCCGTGCTGCTGCCCGTCCACCAGGGCACCTCGGAGGCCGACACCCGGGGGCTGCTGACCCGCGCGGAGCCGGTCCTCCTCGTCCTGTCGGCCGCCGGGGGCACGGCGCCGGAAGCGGCCCGCGCGCTCCTCCGGGACGTGCCGTCGCTGCGGTCCGTACTGGTCACCGGGGCCTTCGAACCGGAGGCCGGAGAGCCGGGGATCGCCCCGTTCGACGGACTGCCGGCGGCCTGGGCGGGCCACACGCCCCGGCCGGTGGACGTCACCCCCGAAATGCCCCTCCTGCTCGTCCCCTCGTCCGGTACCGGCTCGGCGCGGCCCGGACTCTGCGTGCACAGCCACGACGGCCTGCTGTCGAACACCGCGGCCGTCACCGCCGAGGCCTCCGACGTCTTCCGCCGTCCGGTCCTCACGGCCTGCCCCCTGACCCACCTGTTCGGCCTACAGTCCATGCACACGGCGCTGTTCGCCGCGTGCGGCCAGGTCCTGCTCACCGGATGGGACCCGGACCGGTTCCTGGAGCTGGCCCGGCGGCACGATCCGGGTGTCGTCTTCGCGGTGCCGGCCCAGCTGCACGACCTCGTCACCCGGCTCGCCGGGCCGGACGGGCCCACGGGCTTCCGGCCCCACCAGGTGCGTACGGCGGGCGCCCCCGTCCCGTCCGCGCTCGCCGGGGACGTCGAGGCCGTACTCGGCTGCGGCCTGGCCGTGGTGTGGGGGATGTCCGAGGCCGGCACCGGCACCTGCACCCGGCCCGGCGACCCCGCCGGCAGCGTGGGCCGGCCGGTGAACGGCTCCCGGGTCCGCGTCGTCGACGAGCACGGCGCGGAGTGCCCGGCGGGCGACACCGGCGAGCTCCAGTTCCGCGGTCCCGGCCTGTTCCGCGGCTACTTCCGCGAGCCGGAACGGACGCGCTCCGCGGTCACCGAGGACGGCTGGCTGCGCACCGGCGACCTCGCGGCCGTCGGCCCCGACGGCCTGGTGGTCCTGCACGGCCGGGCGACCGAGCTGATCAACGTGGGCGGCCGGAAGTTCAGCGCCGCCGAGGTGCAGGGCCTGCTCGCGGGCCTCAAGGGCCTGGGCCCGCTGGCCGTGGTCGGCACCCCGGACCCCCGGCTCGGGGAGTGCCCCACCCTGGTCGTGACCGACCACGCGGATCCCGCCATCGGGCTGACCGAGGTGACCGCCTTCCTGCGAGGGCTGGGAGTCGCCGACCACAAGATCCCCCTGGAGCTGGCCGGTGTGCGCGCGCTCCCCCTGACCCCCGCCGGGAAACTCGACCGGCGAGCGCTGGAACGGCTCCTGGCCGGGAACGAGGCCGCGCCCGCCCCGGTCCGCCCCGGCGCGGCCCCGCCCCGCTCGACCGAAGAGGCGCTGGAGCTCGTACGCACCTGCGTCGGCAGGGTCCTCGGGCGCGGTGACTCCCCCGGCCCCTTCTCCCCCGACGCCGGCTTCCGCCGCCTCGGCCTCGACTCCCTCCTCACGGTCCGGCTGCGCAATCTGCTGCGGGAGGAGACCGGGCTGCCCCTCCCGGCCACCCTGGCCTTCGACTTCCCCACCCCGCTGGCCGTCGCCCGGGTGCTGACCGGGCAGGAGGAGACCGCCGAGGAGGCTCCCCCGGCGGCCGGGGCGGACTCCGCCGAACCCGTGGCGATCATCGGTATGGCCTGTCGCCTGCCGGGCGGCGTCGACTCCCCCCGGGCCCTGTGGGACCTGCTCGCGGACGGCACCGACACCATGTCCGGGTTCCCCACCGACCGCGGCTGGGACCTCGACCGGCTCTTCGACGACGACCCCGACCGCCCCGGCACCACCTACGCGCGCGAAGGCGGCTTCCTGCACGACGCGGGCCACTTCGACGCCGGGTTCTTCGGCCTCTCCGACCAGGAGGCGACGGCGACCGACCCGCAGCAGCGGCTGCTCCTCGAAGCGGCCTGGGAGACCTTCGAACGGGCGGGCATCGACCCGACGAGCCTGAAGGGAACCCGCACCGGTGTGTTCACCGGAGCCGCGCACCGCGACTACGCCGCCGGCCTCGCCGTCGCCCAGGGCGAGCTGGAAGGCATGCTCGGCACCGGCACCGCCGGAAGCGCGGTCTCCGGGCGCCTCGCGTACACCTACGGACTGGAGGGCCCGGCCCTGACGGTGGACACCGCCTCCTCGTCCTCCCTCGTCGCCCTGCACCTGGCCTGCCGGTCCCTGCGGTCGGGCGAGTCCACCCTCGCGCTGGCCGGCGGCGTCACCGTCATGGCCTCCCCGGCCCCCTTCACCCACTCCGCCCGGCTGCGCGCGCTGTCCCCCGGCTCCCGCGCCAGGGCCTACGCGGACGGCGCCGACGGCTCCGCCTGGTCCGAGGGCGCGGGACTGCTCCTGCTGGAACGGCTCAGCGACGCCCGCCGCAACGGACACCGCGTCCTGGCGCTCGTACGCGGCTCCGCCGTGAACCAGGACGGCGCCTCCAACGGGCTCACCGCGCCCAGCGGGCCCGCGCAGCAGCGCGTCATCCGCCAGGCCCTGGCCGACGCCCGGCTGACTCCCCAGGACATCGACGCCGTGGAGGGCCACGGCACCGGCACCCCGCTCGGCGACCCCGTCGAGGCCCAGGCCCTGCTGGCCACCTACGGCAGGGAGCGCCCCGAGGGACGGCCCCTGTGGCTGGGCTCGGTGAAGTCGAACATCGGGCACACCCAGGCGGCCGCCGGCGTCGTCGGGGTCATCAAGACGGTGCTGGCCATGCGGCACGGCGTGCTGCCCCGGACCCTGCACGTGGACGCCCCGACGTCCCGGGTGGACTGGTCGGCCGGTTCGGTGCGGCTGCTGGACGAGGCCCGGCCCTGGCCGCGGACGGACGGACGGGCGCGCCGGGCCGGGGTGTCCTCGTTCGGGCTCACCGGCACCAACGCCCACGCGATCCTGGAGGAGGCACCGGCCGAGGACGACACGGAGACCACCGCCGGGACCCCGGAGCCGGCCACCGCCGCGCCCGCGCCCTGGATCCTGTCCGCCCGCAGCCAGGCGGCGCTGCGCGCCCAGGCGCAGCGGCTGGCCGAGCGCGGCCAGGCCCGGCTCGGGCTGACCGCGCAGGACGTCGCCTACTCGCTGGCCACCACGCGCGCCCTGCACCGGCACCGGGCCGTCATCAGCGGCCCCGGGCACGAGGAGCTGCTGTCCGCCGCCGCCGGGTTCGGGGAGGGCAAGAGGGTCTCCGGAGTGACGGTCGAGCACTCCGCGCCGGGCGGTCTCGGCATCGTCTTCCCCGGGCAGGGCTGCCAGCGGCTCGGCATGGGGCGCGAGGCGGCCGAGGCGTTCCCCGTCTTCGCGGCCGCGCTGCGCGAAGTGTGCGACGTCATGGACACCCTGCTGGAGCGGCCGCTCACCTCGGTGATGTGGGCGGACCCGGACTCCGAGGAGGCGGACCTCCTCGACGAGTGCGGGTACGCGCAGCCGGCGCTGTTCGCCGTCCAGGTCGCCCTGTACCGGCTCTTCGAATCCTGGGGCGTGGTCCCGGACCTCGTGGCGGGGCACTCGGCCGGCGAGACCGTCGCCACTTATGTGTCGGGCGGCCTCGACCTCAAGGACGCGTGCGTCGTGACGGAGGCCCGGGGCAGGCTGATGGACGAGCTGCCGCCCGGCGGAGCGATGGTGGCGGTCCGCATCTCGGAGAGCGAAGTGGCGCCGCTGCTCGCCGAGTTGCCGGGCCCCGTGGCGATCGCCTCCGTGAACGCCCCGAACTCCGTCGTGCTCGCGGGCGCCGAGGGGCCGCTGGCCGCGCTCACGGACCGGCTCAACGCCGCCGGCCACAAGACCCGGCGGGTCGCGGTGAACGGTGCCGGCCACTCGCCGCTCGTGGAGCCCATGCTGGAGGAGCTCGGCGCGGTCGCCCGCGGCCTCTCCTACTCCACACCCACCATCCCGCTGGTCTCGACCGTCACCGGCCGGCGCATGAGCCCCGAGGACGCCCACGATCCCGACCACTGGGTGCGGCATCTGCGGGACGCCGTGCGGTTCACGGACGCGGTCGACCGGATCCGGGATGAACGGATCACCAGGTTCCTGGAGCTGGCCCCGCATCCGGTCCTCACACCGCTGATCGACGAGTGCCTGGAGGGCGCCGACCCCGGCCACGGGGCCGCCCTCGTGCCCACCCTGCGCGCCGGCGAAGGCGAGCGGCAGGCCCTGCTCACGGCGGTCGCCCGGCTGCACGCCCATGGCGTGCCCGTGGACTGGCACGCGGTACTGCCCGACGCCCGGCCCGTGCCCCTGCCGACCTATCCCTTCCAGCGCCGGCGGTTCTGGCTGGCGTCCGACCCCACCGGCCGGGCGGTCGCCGGGCCCGTCGGGGACGCCGCGGACGAGGTGGCCACCGCCGACGGGGCACCGGAGCTGGCGGCCCGGCTGGCGGGCCTCGAAGAGCCCGCGCAGGACGCGCTCATCCTCTCCCTGGTCCTCGACGAGATCTCCGCGGTGCTCGGCGACGAGGCGGGGATCGACGAGAGCGGCCAGACGTTCAAACTGATGGGCGTCACCTCGGTGAGCGCGGTCGAACTGCGCAACCGGATCCACACGGCCACGGGCGTGCGGCTGCCGGCCACCCTGGTGTACGACCACCCCACGCCGGAGGCCGTCGTCCGGCTCATCCGCGAGCGGCTCCGGCCGTCGGCCACCGCCCTTCCTCCGCGCGACGTGGCCTCCGTCGTCGCCGAGCTGGAGTCCCTGCTCGCCTCCGGTGCGGAAGTCTCCGGGGAGACGGTGGCGCGGCTCAAGGCGATGGCCGCCGGCCGGGACGCCGAGACGCCCTCGACCGGTGCGCTCGACCTGGCGTCGGCCAGCGACGACGACCTGTTCCGCCTGATGGACGGGGTCGGGTGA
- a CDS encoding ABC transporter permease, producing the protein MFTQVRVLTGRSLRALVTDPGVILFGLFQPVIILFMLTQVFSGMGKSAHFPEGISYLDYVMPAVLVDNAVQSAIQSGIGVVDDLKNGMVARLRCLPVHPSSLLIARSLANLVRATIQIVIVIVLAVTVLGYSPAGGPGKLVASAGLALFITWTLGWAFIAAATWLRRAEPMQNLAVIAILPLMFASSAYVPIDDLPAWLGAVAQANPLTYAIDATRSLALDMPGTGSGLIAVLISSVIAVVGGVLAVVGFRRPL; encoded by the coding sequence ATGTTCACCCAGGTCCGGGTGCTCACCGGCCGCTCGCTGCGCGCACTGGTGACCGATCCCGGCGTGATCCTCTTCGGCCTGTTCCAACCAGTGATCATCCTGTTCATGCTGACCCAGGTCTTCAGCGGGATGGGCAAGTCCGCCCACTTCCCCGAGGGGATCAGCTACCTCGACTACGTGATGCCGGCGGTCCTGGTGGACAACGCGGTGCAGTCCGCGATCCAGTCCGGGATCGGCGTGGTGGACGACCTCAAGAACGGCATGGTCGCCCGGCTGCGCTGCCTTCCCGTCCACCCCAGCTCACTGCTGATCGCCCGCAGCCTGGCGAACCTGGTCCGCGCCACGATCCAGATCGTGATCGTCATCGTGCTGGCCGTCACCGTGCTCGGCTACTCCCCCGCGGGAGGCCCGGGGAAGCTCGTCGCCTCGGCCGGGCTGGCGCTCTTCATCACCTGGACCCTGGGATGGGCGTTCATCGCCGCGGCCACCTGGCTGCGGCGCGCGGAGCCCATGCAGAACCTCGCCGTCATCGCGATCCTCCCCTTGATGTTCGCTTCGAGCGCCTACGTCCCGATCGACGACCTGCCGGCATGGCTGGGCGCGGTCGCCCAGGCCAATCCGCTGACGTACGCGATCGACGCGACGCGCTCGCTCGCGCTCGACATGCCCGGCACCGGCTCCGGCCTGATCGCCGTGCTCATCAGCAGCGTCATCGCCGTCGTGGGTGGCGTGCTCGCCGTCGTCGGCTTCCGTCGCCCGCTCTGA
- a CDS encoding ferredoxin: MRITVDPDRCVGAGQCVLSAPEVFDQDDDGLVTLLMAPGTEDEAKARLAGGLCPSRAITVHED, from the coding sequence ATGCGTATCACCGTTGACCCCGACCGCTGCGTGGGGGCGGGCCAGTGCGTGCTGTCCGCGCCGGAGGTCTTCGACCAGGACGACGACGGGCTGGTCACCCTCCTCATGGCCCCGGGCACCGAGGACGAGGCCAAGGCCCGGCTGGCGGGCGGCCTCTGCCCGTCCCGGGCGATCACCGTGCACGAGGACTGA
- a CDS encoding glycosyltransferase, with the protein MDSARRPILFVSLPESGLLNPMLVLAAELSRQGVEDLWFATDEPRRDEVKKIAEGGSPVEFASLGDVIPELSAVTWGDDIYRKVTQSSRFKAHRAVIQHTYRPDLQAVKFRRLEAVVDEVRPALMVIESISSFAIELAVARKIPYVLSVPFLPSNVLTAHTPFGKGYTPSSFPVPHSGLPARMTLAQRVDNELFKLRTLGMFLNPKMGKVFAEDTRRRKELDLPPLSQMARIDNAEMVLCNSIAELDYPFDIPEKLRLVGAMVPPLPEAADDEDLSRWLDAQPSVVYVGFGTITRLTRGQVANMVEVTRRLHGRHQVLWKLPKEQQHLLPPKEKLPANLRIESWVPSQLDVLAHPNVKVFFTHGGGNGFNEGVYFGKPLVVRPLWVDCFDQAVRGRDFGISLTLDRPQDLAVGDALDKLERVLNTPSFRENAERLGALQRAAGGRTTAADLILGLPALA; encoded by the coding sequence ATGGACTCCGCCCGACGGCCGATCCTCTTCGTCAGCCTTCCGGAGAGCGGTCTGCTCAACCCCATGCTCGTACTGGCCGCCGAGCTCTCCCGTCAGGGCGTGGAAGACCTGTGGTTCGCCACCGACGAACCACGGCGCGACGAGGTCAAGAAGATCGCGGAAGGCGGCTCGCCGGTGGAGTTCGCCTCCCTGGGCGATGTCATCCCGGAGCTGTCGGCCGTGACATGGGGCGACGACATCTACCGCAAGGTCACCCAGTCCTCACGGTTCAAGGCCCACCGCGCGGTCATCCAGCACACCTACCGGCCCGACCTCCAGGCGGTGAAGTTCCGCCGGCTCGAGGCAGTGGTCGACGAGGTGCGGCCGGCGCTGATGGTCATCGAATCGATCAGCTCCTTCGCCATCGAGCTGGCCGTCGCACGGAAGATCCCGTACGTGCTGAGCGTGCCGTTCCTGCCGAGCAACGTGCTGACGGCGCACACGCCCTTCGGCAAGGGCTACACACCGTCGTCCTTCCCCGTCCCGCACTCCGGCCTGCCGGCCAGGATGACCCTCGCCCAGCGCGTCGACAACGAGCTGTTCAAGCTGCGGACCCTCGGGATGTTCCTCAACCCCAAGATGGGCAAGGTCTTCGCGGAGGACACCCGACGGCGCAAGGAGCTCGACCTCCCGCCGCTCAGCCAGATGGCGAGGATCGACAACGCCGAGATGGTCCTGTGCAACTCGATCGCCGAGCTGGACTATCCCTTCGACATCCCGGAGAAGCTGCGGCTGGTCGGCGCGATGGTGCCGCCCCTGCCCGAGGCCGCGGACGACGAGGACCTCTCCCGGTGGCTGGACGCCCAGCCGTCGGTCGTCTACGTGGGGTTCGGGACCATCACCCGGTTGACCCGGGGTCAGGTCGCGAACATGGTGGAGGTCACCCGCCGGCTGCACGGCCGGCACCAGGTGCTGTGGAAGCTGCCCAAGGAGCAGCAGCACCTCCTGCCGCCCAAGGAGAAGCTGCCGGCCAACCTGCGCATCGAGAGCTGGGTCCCCTCACAGCTCGACGTCCTGGCCCATCCGAACGTGAAGGTGTTCTTCACGCACGGCGGCGGCAACGGCTTCAACGAGGGCGTGTACTTCGGCAAGCCGCTCGTGGTGCGGCCGCTGTGGGTGGACTGCTTCGACCAGGCCGTCCGCGGCCGGGACTTCGGCATCAGCCTGACCCTCGACCGGCCCCAGGACCTCGCCGTGGGAGACGCCCTCGACAAGCTCGAAAGGGTGCTGAACACCCCCTCCTTCCGCGAGAACGCCGAGCGGCTCGGCGCCCTTCAGCGCGCGGCGGGCGGCCGGACCACCGCCGCCGACCTCATCCTCGGGCTCCCGGCCCTGGCCTAG
- a CDS encoding cytochrome P450, with protein MTLSDPLVVDFPLRKPGVPFPPPSYTGYREQEGLVLSHLPNGDRVWLVTRHEDVRAVLTDPRISSNPEHKGFPNVGASLGVPKQDQIPGWFVGMDSPEHDRFRKALIPEFTVRRVRAMRPAIEQTVDRIIDDLLASGDSGDLIADFALPIPSLVISSLLGVPPGDREFFESRTRTLIAIRASTEEQRTAAAKDLLRYINRLVAIKEKWRGDDLISRLLASGSIAPHELPGVLMLLLIAGHETTANNIGLGVVTLLTNPQWIGDDRAVEETLRFHSVADLVSLRVAVEDVEIAGQLVKAGEGIVPLVAAANHDESAFECPHMFDPSRSARHHVAFGYGVHQCLGQNLVRIEMEIAYRKLFERIPTLELAVPFEGLAVKTDGVLYGLHELPVRW; from the coding sequence ATGACGCTCTCCGACCCCTTGGTGGTCGACTTCCCGCTGCGCAAGCCCGGCGTGCCCTTCCCGCCGCCGAGCTACACCGGTTACCGCGAACAGGAGGGACTGGTCCTTTCCCACCTGCCCAACGGCGACCGGGTCTGGCTGGTCACCCGGCACGAGGACGTACGCGCCGTCCTGACCGATCCGAGGATCAGCTCCAACCCCGAGCACAAGGGCTTCCCCAACGTCGGAGCGAGCCTGGGGGTGCCCAAGCAGGACCAGATCCCGGGCTGGTTCGTGGGGATGGACTCCCCGGAGCACGACCGGTTCCGCAAGGCCCTCATCCCCGAGTTCACCGTCCGGCGCGTCCGGGCGATGCGGCCGGCCATCGAGCAGACGGTGGACCGCATCATCGACGACCTGCTGGCCTCGGGTGACTCCGGTGACCTCATCGCCGATTTCGCGCTGCCCATCCCCTCCCTGGTGATCTCGTCGCTGCTCGGCGTGCCGCCCGGCGACCGCGAGTTCTTCGAGTCCAGGACGCGCACGCTGATCGCCATCCGCGCCTCGACCGAGGAGCAGCGGACGGCCGCCGCCAAGGACCTGCTGCGCTACATCAACCGCCTGGTGGCCATCAAGGAAAAATGGCGCGGCGACGACCTGATCAGCCGGCTGCTGGCCTCCGGTTCGATCGCCCCCCATGAGCTGCCCGGCGTGCTGATGCTGCTGCTCATCGCCGGTCACGAGACCACGGCGAACAACATCGGGCTCGGCGTGGTCACGCTCCTGACGAACCCTCAGTGGATCGGGGACGACCGGGCCGTGGAGGAGACGCTGCGCTTCCACTCGGTCGCCGACCTGGTGTCCCTGCGGGTGGCGGTCGAGGACGTGGAGATCGCCGGGCAGCTCGTCAAGGCGGGCGAGGGCATCGTGCCCCTGGTCGCCGCGGCCAACCACGACGAGTCCGCCTTCGAGTGCCCGCACATGTTCGACCCCTCCCGGTCCGCCCGCCACCACGTGGCCTTCGGCTACGGCGTGCACCAGTGCCTGGGGCAGAACCTGGTGCGGATCGAGATGGAGATCGCCTACCGGAAGCTCTTCGAGCGCATACCGACGCTCGAACTGGCCGTGCCCTTCGAAGGGCTGGCCGTCAAGACCGACGGCGTGCTGTACGGCCTGCACGAGCTGCCGGTCCGCTGGTAA